Part of the Brassica oleracea var. oleracea cultivar TO1000 chromosome C8, BOL, whole genome shotgun sequence genome is shown below.
TGATCGGAAGTAGACATCTCTCTCTAGCTTCACCGATTCTCTATGAGAGCACAGCACACTTGTAGGTGGTGGCAGTGGTGGTTTGCGAATCTACTTTTGGAAAGTTTAGGTTCGAATTTTTAATTTCTTAGATGGGAATCATTTGGTGGGGGAAAAGTAAAGAGGCAATCGTCACATTCCCTTGGATCGTGGGATAAGAACGGTTACGTTTGCACAAGAGCGACGACAAGTATATTTCAATAATTGTGAATTTGTGAGAATATATCTTTGATACGCTAAGCAGAACTAATTAATAACTAGATCCGACGGTGCGGGTTTTTGTTTTTATTTATTTTTATATAAACATTTTATTTTCAATTATAAATTGATATATATTATAATATATATATGTTAATCAATTTTTAAAGCATAATAAGTTTACGGTATATTTTTTTTCATTGAATAGATTGTTTCAAACTTTCACATGTATTTGTATCTTCTTCTATATATAGATTTTCGGATTATTATTTCATTATTAAAATCGTAACTATATATATAAAGATTAGTAAAATATTGTTTTATTGTCATATTCAAAGATATTGTAACATTTCACAAATTTAGAAAGTTTTTAAAAAATTAAATTTTTCGCTTCATAGATTTATATTATCGAGTAAATAATTAAACATTTAGTTTTTGTTTAATTTTTAAAATAAACTATATAGTTTAAAATTTATTTTCATTGGTTTAAAGTAGTAAAAATTAATCATTGTTAGATAATATAATTTTTATTATTAATTTTTTTTTATAATTTTAAAAGTTAACATCGACAAATATTTAAATAATTAACATATGGAGGTATAGTATTACAACATTAAATTATATCTATTTAATTTATATTATCTATAAATCCAATGGATCATCTATTGTTTAAATCCAATTATTGATAGTCCAATAAAAATTTCTGGTATGCCCAAAATTTAAATGATAAGATTAGAAATTAAATGTAACATGATTTTCTAAAAATATGTCCATTTGGTCTATTTTTTAAAAATTACACATGAATCAAGGTTGTAACTTATGTTTTAATATATAAGATACTTCGGAAATATTCGCAGGAGGATTTTTTTTTTCTAAGAAAATTATATAGATATGATTAGGATGTTATTTTAATCGACCCATATGAGGTAGTTTAGAACACTTTCTATTGTAAATTCGATTTTATAGTTCATGAGAATGACAAATTCCAAATTATAGACATTTAAGATAAGATGATATCGACAAATGATCTCTTCGCTTCAATCCAAAGTTTTATAAACTGGACATTGGTTGTATAATAAACATTAATATCTGAAAATCCTACCTGTATACACCTGTATTAACCTAATATTTTAACAAAATGGCTTATGGATTTAAGATGGAATGCGAATCCAAAGGATATTGAGTTGAAGGATTATTGAAAATTTGAAAATAATGAAAAAGATAATGATGTTATTGGTCTGTAAATCAAGGTGCAAGGACCTACTATGAGCCGTATACGTCCATGATTGATCCCATTACGTTACAGCTTAAAACACGAGGGTGCGAAGATCTAAACCAATCCCACTCTAAAGTAAGGACACGAGGGTGCCAAGATCTAACCAATTTCACTCTAAAGTAGCATCTTTTTATGCCTATTAGCTTTACGTGACTATCATACTTTTAATATTTTACTTACTTTATATAGGCACTAACTAAATAGGGTAGGTCGGGTTAAATAGTTTCAGTTTTGGGTAATGGATGAAGCTCTTGATTTTTTCACAAAATCAAGTTTTATTGCAGTTAAAAATTATTTACTGCCCCTAGTTTCCTTTTTAGGACAAACGATGGGTCGCATGCAATTGAGACCCAATAACATGTGAGCAAAACTGTGGATCGCTTTACCGATGAGCCTAATTAATTATGATTTGGATCACAGTTCAAAAAGAGCTTCGCAGCTAAACTATTCAACTAATCAAAACTTGAACTAAGCCCAAATTCAGAACGAATGTAGCATACATTTTTGGCTCAATAAGATGTCAACAAAGCTCTAGTGGGTTGTATTATGTATGAGCCTAAATAATCCAGATAAGGAATACAAAACCACTGTAAGGAGCCCTCTTCTCTTCTTACAAATGATCCAAAGAACCGCCTTAGACAGTTTTCTTACAGAAAGAAACAAAATGAATTTTAAATGTGTTGAGATTGAGAGAGCCGCGAAGTAACGCGGTGATTGACAAAACCGTGGCCCCGCGTAAGGAACGAGTCGAGAAGAATCTGCGTCCGTGCGTCGCGTAACCAACATGTGCAAGTACTGACATCCAAACGTTTTCAGTTTTTCACCTTTTTCGCAAAAGGCGTATCTTCACTTCTTTGTTGACGTCACGTTTCTTACAATCTTTTTACTTTTTTTATCAAGTGTCAACATTCATGTAAAACTTGTACTTTCACTGACATCTTTGAAAGCACTAATATCACTGAATCACCATCATCACTGGACTATAACTTTAAATGGTATGCATAAAAGAGAGACCTACATGTTGAACATATGCACATTAAAAGTATACTTGACTATAGTTTTCTTTGTGCATGGCTTGTTAATTGTACTAGTCATGATTTTAACTGCGTGAGAAACATAAAAAATTCGACACCATCTTTTCTTCCTTGGAATATTCTTTGGTTGCACGACACCCAACGTTGATGGAGTGAAAGATCTGCTCGAAAGAAGTGCAAGACAAGACAACTATAGAACTAAATTAAATGTGGACTTAGTAAAGAAGAAAAGATGGCGCGAGGCTGATGAGCTAGCAACAGTCGTTAATGGAACATTTAAGTTTATAAAATGATAACTAGACAAATGTATTGTAAGAGTTGATAATCACACTCTATTTTAGTTATTTGATTAAATCATTATCTTGTTATAAAACATACTACTGCATATAAATTTGGGCAAAATATTTTTTACATAATTATTTGACTAATCATTAGTTAACTAGAAATGACTTAGTAAACAATTACTTGAAATTATAGGTTATATTGTTGTGGTTTTGTCAACTGTAAGTGTTCGAACCTGATTCCAATTTTTTTTACAGTAGGTGATCATAAGACGCTGATCATCTGACCACACTTCACTCCCGACATAAAAATAAAAACCGACATATCATATAAATAATTAATTAATCGCCAAAGGAGATTTTCTTTGGTAAAGTCCAAAAGAGAGTATATAAATCTTTGTACACAAGCACGTTCCAAATACACATCGGCTCATTAATTGGTGACTACTCCAAAAATGCCAGTCACCACCAGCTCCCAAAGCTTCACCAGCTTCGCCAACGGCTGGCTGATTCGTCACAGGCATTTCGTCGAACAGCTTGCGTGCGCTTCTTCCTTGGACGAAACCAACCGCATCACTCTCCAAGACCAGCAATTTCTCGTGACCCAGTTCCTCTCTCACTGTCTCCAATACTACCAAGAGAAATCCTCCGCCGTCTCCGTCGCCGGAGACAACGTTTTCACTTTCTTCTCCCCGCCGTGGTTCACCTCATCATATGCAAGACTCATCCTCTGGGTCGGAGACTTCAAGCCTTCACTCGTGTTCAAACTCACGGACTCCTCCGTCGACGACCTCACCCGCCACCAGAGAGATCGGATCTCGACTCTCCGGGCGGAGACAAGGAGGAAAGAGAGGGATGTGATGAGAGACTTCGCGCTCGTGCAGCAGAGCGTGGCGGATCCGCCGGTGATGCTGGCGGCGAGAGGGGTGGGGGCGAGGGGGATGGTGGACGGAGAAGAGTCTGATTTGGAAGAGGCGATGGAGGTGCTTAAAAACGGGATGGCGGCGGCGATGAACGACGCGGATGAGCTGAGGTGTGCGACGGTGGGGAGAGTTGTGGAGATTCTTACGACGTCGCAGGCGGTTAAGGTGTTGAGGACGATCGGAGAGCTTCATCTTCGCTTGAGGGAGTTAGTGGGTTTGGAGAGTGAGTGACCAATAGTGAGAATGAACTTGCTCTGCTTCTTGAACATCAACCATGGATGTTCTGATCTTAATAGATTGTTTAAAAGCTTGGCCATTTGGTTGTAGTGACTAAAGTGATGTCATGTAATGTTTTTGGCTTATTTTGCTTCCAACGTCCTATGTAGCTTATGATGTAGTGCCAGTGGTCATGTCAATTTTAATAAGTTACTTAAATGCTGACATGTTAATTTTCTCAATACGTGTATTTTCATTTTTAAAAGAGACAAAATACTAGTATATAATTGGGAATAAATAGCAAAAAGGAAATGAATATTTTGCTTACAGTGAACAAAATTAGTACTATAAGGGTGAATTGTGTAAAGCTTTTGACAGAACCAGAGTTACAAATCGAAACCAAATCGACATCTAAATGTTTTTGATTCTGACTATCGGATACATACTACTCATAGAATTCGTAATTTATTGGCTTTACCTGATCCACATTATTTCCATGGGTAGTTGTTTAGTTTTCTTGGCTTAATTTTGTCTATGTTAGGCCTGCCATTGACTTCTATGGCTGACCCAGTTCACACAGCAGTTGGCAAATAAGGACTCATTGGAAGTCAGCTTAATGGGCTTTTTTACATAAGCTTTTTCATAAACATACAGAGTGGATGTGAGATACAATTTCTCCTCCGGAAACTCCAAGAAACACGTACATATACATGTTATAAACAACCAAACTGAAAAATCTAAATATATAGTCTATCTATCTTCCATTTTTTTCCTATGTCAAAGTACTATATGATTGTGAGTAGTTAACCAACCACATGTAAATAAATAAAATATGAAATTTGCCGGCCAAATTATTTAATAAAGCCCAGCCCTTATTCAAAGCCTAGTTGTTCTTGAATTCTAAATTTCTAATATCCATGATTTCTTCAAAGTTGAATAAGGGAAGGCATAACATAAACGGCATGGGATAAATAAAACGTGTTGACCAGACTCCAGTTACAACTCACAAAACTTCGATTCCTTTCACACTTCAATTATAATTTTTCGTCCAATTAAAAGCCTCAATTTCCGGGTCAACACTTTTGGCTTGACGAAACCATAACCCGGTTTGACCCGACCCGGGCTCACACCTGCTTCTTCCTCCTTTAATTTATTTGTTTGTTTTCTCTCCTTCAACCTAATACACACCCCCATGATCCTAACCCCGAAGAGGTGGGTGGGTTTCCTCATTTGTCAACTCAAATTCATAACATTATATCCAAATCCCTTTTTGTCTGCTCGATTCCTGATTCTCTACGATTCGAATTCCGGAGACGGGTTGTGCGCGTGTATCGATATTGCTTGTAAACTCTCAAAAAGCCATGGCGGTTTCTAAATCCTTCCTCGTCAGCTCGAAGCTGGAGACTTTGTTATCGAATCCAAATGATCCGTCTTCCTCTCCCGCGCCGCTGATTAGGATTCCTACTTGTCCGATGAACAACAACGGGTCAAGACGAGGCCTGATCCAGAGAGCCCGCTGCGAGATCTCTTCATCCAAGGCGGCTAGCGTCTCGGCCCTGGAGCAGCTCAAAACCTCTGCTATTGACAGTACGTGTCTCTTCCTTTTTGTTTTGTTTTGCTCTGCCCTCCTGATTGCAACTTTTGAGAATCGTGATTAGTTCTCGTTCACACCGTCTCTCTGTTTCCAAAGTTTCAATTTTTTAAAAAAAGTTTCAATTTTTTTTTTAAAAAAGTTTCAATTTTTAATTAGATATTTGCCATTTTGATTCATGTTTGACGTAAAAGCAATCATCCTGAGCTTGTTCTGTCTCTTTATTTCCAAAAAGTTTGAATTTTTAATTTCTATTCGACATTTTGATTCATGTTTGACGGTAAAGCAACTATCTTGAGCTTGTTCTTTAATCCCTGAGCTGTACTCTAGTGGATAATTGTATACTAGTTCTGTTTTTTTAATTGAACTCTCTGATTGATTGTGACCAGGATACACGAAGGAAAGAAGCAGCATTGTGGTGATTGGCCTCAACATCCACACAGCTCCCGTTGAGATGCGTGAGAAGCTCGCCATCCCCGAAGCCGAATGGCCACGAGCTATCACCGAGCTATGCAATTTGAACCACATCGAAGAAGCTGCTGTCCTCAGTACCTGCAACCGTATGGAGATTTATGTCCTGGCTCTGTCTCAGCACCGTGGTGTCAAAGAAGTCACTGAATGGATGTCTAAGGTCTCTTTCTTTCCCCACATAATGTTCTCTCCATCATTGGACGATGCTAACCTGATTAGTCCTGGGCAAAAACCGGATGAAACATTGGTCTTTGGTCCCCAAATTTTTGAAAACATTATTAAAAAATTATTGAAATCTTTATTAAATCGTGTATAACCCCCAAAATCTCAAGACCGGCATTGGATGCTAATATAATAATGTTTCTTTCTTTGCAGACAAGTGGGATCCCAGTTTCAGATCTCTGTCACCACCGTTTCGTGATGTACGACAAGGACGTCACGCAGCATCTGTTCCAAGTCTCGGCTGGTTTGGACTCTCTTGTCCTAGGAGAAGGTCAGATACTTGCTCAGGTGAAACAAGTTGTTAACTTAGGCCAAGGAGTCAATGGCTTTGGGAGACACATCAGTGGTCTGTTCAAAAAGGCGATCACCGCTGGTAAGCGCGCTAGAACCGAGACAAACATCGCTGCTGGGGCTGTTTCCGTTAGCTCTGCCGCCGTTGAGCTTGCTCTCATGAAGCTTCCGGCACACGCATCATCATCATCTGCTAGGATGTTGGTGGTTGGGGCGGGGAAGATGGGGAAGCTTGTGATTAAGCACTTGGTTGCTAAGGGATGTACTAAGATGGTGGTTGTGAACAGAAGTGAAGAGAGAGTTGTAGCTATACGCCAGGAGATGCCTCCTGGTGTTGAGATTGTTTATAAACCCTTTGATGAGATGCTGACTTGTGCTGGTGAAGCTGATGTTGTCTTTACCAGCACAGCCTCGGAGTCGCCGCTGTTCTTGAAGGAGCACGTGGAGAGTCTCCCTCCCGTTGCGGATGGGAGGCTCTTTGTTGACATCTCTGTTCCGAGGAACGTTGACTCTTGCGTCGGTGAGCTAGACAGTGCACGGGTTTACAACGTGGACGATCTTAAAGAAGTGGTCGCTGCGAATAAAGAAGACAGGGCGAAGAAAGCGATGGAAGCTCAGGGGATCATCGCGGAGGAGTCCAAACAGTTTGAAGCGTGGAGAGATTCTCTAGAGACGGTTCCAACGATCAAGAAGCTGAGGGAGTATTGCGAGAGGACGAGAGCTGGTTTGGTCGAGAGATTCATGTCGAAACATGGCGATGGTATGGACAAGAAGACGTGGAAAGCGGTTGAGGATTTGACACGAAGTGTGGTGAACAAGATTTTGCACGGTCCGATGCAGCATTTGAGATGCGATGGGAGTGATAGCAGGACGTTGAAAGAGACGTTGGAGAACATGCAGGCGCTGAATAGAATGTATGGACTCGATGTAGAGTTGCTTGAGGATAAGATTAGAGTGAAGGTGGAACAAAAGTAGAGATTATTTGTGTTACATTCATTTTTTTTCTTTACATTTGTAGAGGCACATGAGTAGAGAGTGGAGATAGCTTCTGAGGAAGAAGATGTGAGAAGTGAACCATAATTGTTTCATTGAGTATGTGTTTGAAATTAAATAATATTTACATTTTCTTGAACCAAATAAACAAATATTAAGAATGATTCGATTTTGAAAGCAGATTGTAACCTATAGGTTCAAGTAGTTCATGTTGAAAATATATTATACGTAAATTTTGGTTAAATGATCATAACAAAATTATTTTATTATGGAGTTAAAAATCTGCGGCAATGTTTATTGAACTTCTTCATTTTCTCTATGTTTACTAATGTGTTTTATTTTGAAT
Proteins encoded:
- the LOC106312499 gene encoding glutamyl-tRNA reductase 2, chloroplastic, whose amino-acid sequence is MAVSKSFLVSSKLETLLSNPNDPSSSPAPLIRIPTCPMNNNGSRRGLIQRARCEISSSKAASVSALEQLKTSAIDRYTKERSSIVVIGLNIHTAPVEMREKLAIPEAEWPRAITELCNLNHIEEAAVLSTCNRMEIYVLALSQHRGVKEVTEWMSKTSGIPVSDLCHHRFVMYDKDVTQHLFQVSAGLDSLVLGEGQILAQVKQVVNLGQGVNGFGRHISGLFKKAITAGKRARTETNIAAGAVSVSSAAVELALMKLPAHASSSSARMLVVGAGKMGKLVIKHLVAKGCTKMVVVNRSEERVVAIRQEMPPGVEIVYKPFDEMLTCAGEADVVFTSTASESPLFLKEHVESLPPVADGRLFVDISVPRNVDSCVGELDSARVYNVDDLKEVVAANKEDRAKKAMEAQGIIAEESKQFEAWRDSLETVPTIKKLREYCERTRAGLVERFMSKHGDGMDKKTWKAVEDLTRSVVNKILHGPMQHLRCDGSDSRTLKETLENMQALNRMYGLDVELLEDKIRVKVEQK
- the LOC106310231 gene encoding transcription factor TGA4-like, producing MPVTTSSQSFTSFANGWLIRHRHFVEQLACASSLDETNRITLQDQQFLVTQFLSHCLQYYQEKSSAVSVAGDNVFTFFSPPWFTSSYARLILWVGDFKPSLVFKLTDSSVDDLTRHQRDRISTLRAETRRKERDVMRDFALVQQSVADPPVMLAARGVGARGMVDGEESDLEEAMEVLKNGMAAAMNDADELRCATVGRVVEILTTSQAVKVLRTIGELHLRLRELVGLESE